A genomic window from Lycium barbarum isolate Lr01 chromosome 4, ASM1917538v2, whole genome shotgun sequence includes:
- the LOC132636735 gene encoding ribosome biogenesis regulatory protein homolog, translating into MEMEMEMTQQESSYELDVGNLMASYPHHNFVSPPSSREELAKECLQEATKLVQAVADALFNLPSTESPDGPLVALPQPTTRLPREKPLPRPKPPTKWEVFAKKKGIQKRKKDKVVFDDQAGSWKRRHGYDRVNDDKDVPIIEAKATDEPGQDPFAKRHEEKKKRVEKQEKNRHSNLKEAAKAGALPSHVQLAATALPITGKTQAATRKISKDELGNVAGMAANATASGGKFDKKLPGEKPPKHDKKYRKFLPVAEGSGMGSLEKQQTEKILNKFMARNSHEILNVQKAVNMYNVKKDKKGRSQGGKSSKTDSKLKARKSPYSKKSSTKGPSSKGKSK; encoded by the exons ATGGAGATGGAGATGGAGATGacacaacaagaatcatcatATGAGTTGGATGTTGGTAATCTAATGGCTTCATACCCACATCACAACTTTGTATCTCCACCTTCTTCCAG AGAGGAGCTGGCAAAGGAGTGTCTACAGGAGGCGACCAAGTTAGTTCAAGCTGTTGCAGATGCCCTCTTCAACTTACCATCAACAGAAAGCCCTGATGGTCCTCTTGTCGCATTGCCTCAACCAACTACGAGATTGCCTAGAGAAAAGCCT CTTCCAAGGCCTAAACCTCCAACGAAATGGGAAGTGTTTGCCAAGAAGAAAG GTATACAAAAACGTAAGAAAGACAAGGTTGTTTTTGATGATCAAGCTGGTTCATGGAAGCGCCGACATGGCTACGATCGCGTAAATGATGACAAAGATGTGCCAATCATTGAAGCCAAGGCAACTGATG AGCCTGGTCAAGATCCTTTTGCTAAGAGAcatgaagaaaagaagaagagagtaGAAAAACAAGAGAAGAATCGACATAGTAACTTGAAGGAAGCTGCAAAAGCTGGTGCCTTGCCAAG TCATGTTCAGCTTGCTGCCACAGCACTGCCTATAACGGGGAAAACACAAGCTGCAACAAGGAAAATTAGCAAGGATGAACTCGGAAATGTCGCTGGAATGGCAGCAAATGCAACAGCTAGTGGCGGAAAATTTGACAAGAAGTTGCCTGGGGAAAAGCCCCCAAAACATGACAAAAAGTATCGGAAG TTCTTACCAGTTGCGGAAGGATCTGGAATGGGCTCCTTAGAGAAACAGCAAACCGAAAAGATTCTAAACAAGTTCATGGCCAGGAACTCCCATGAGATACTCAATGTGCAAAAG GCTGTAAACATGTACAACGTGAAAAAAGATAAGAAAGGAAGGAGCCAAGGAGGGAAGTCATCGAAAACTGATAGCAAGTTGAAGGCGAGGAAGTCACCCTACTCTAAGAAGTCTTCAACAAAAGGGCCTTCAAGTAAAGGAAAATCCAAGTGA